One window of the Onychostoma macrolepis isolate SWU-2019 chromosome 21, ASM1243209v1, whole genome shotgun sequence genome contains the following:
- the arsib gene encoding arylsulfatase I → MALSVLFGLFILSLQTSASCSDLRSSREDVERFRVEQTSGFKPKRPPHIIFILTDDQGFNDIGYHSRDIRSPTLDKLASEGVRLENYYVQPLCTPSRSQLITGRYQIHTGLQHSIIRPRQPSCLPLDVVTLPQRLQEAGYSTHMVGKWHLGFYRKDCLPTRRGFHTYFGSLTGSVDYYTYGSCDGKSLCGFDLHEGESVAWGKGGKYSTHLYTQRVRKILATHDSTSQPLFIFLSLQAVHTPLKPPKEYIYPYRRMGNVPRRKYAAMVSIVDEAVRNITYALRKYGFYRNSVVIFSTDNGAQPLTGGSNWPLRGCKGTYWEGGIRGVGFVHSPLIRQRRRVSRALIHITDWYPTLVGLAGGNVSQHQGLDGFDVWPTISEGKESPRLEILHNIDPLHRRSRGSFKDGYGLWDTTVQAAIRVGDWKLLTGDPGHGDWVPPQVLTNFPSSWWHLERQIEKKKKSVWLFNVTGDPCERHDLAVHRPDVVKELLARLAVYNRTAIPVRYPPDDARANPSLNGGAWRPWVGDDEEEENWDGIYYKRGKNRKRKKCRLCKLQSFFKKLNLKIMSKQI, encoded by the exons ATGGCATTATCCGTGCTCTTCGGACTCTTCATCCTCAGTCTACAAACTTCTGCGTCTTGCAGTGACTTGAGATCGAGCAGAGAAGACGTCGAGCGCTTCCGAGTTGAACAGACTTCAGGTTTCAAGCCCAAACGACCTCCGCATATCATCTTCATACTGACAGATGACCAAGGTTTCAATGACATCGGATATCACAGTAGAGACATCCGCAGCCCGACGCTGGACAAGCTGGCTTCAGAGGGAGTGCGCCTGGAGAATTACTATGTCCAGCCGCTGTGCACTCCGTCCCGCAGCCAGCTCATCACAGGCAG ATATCAAATTCACACTGGCCTCCAGCACTCCATCATCAGACCACGTCAACCCAGCTGCCTCCCTCTGGATGTGGTCACACTCCCTCAACGCTTACAGGAAGCCGGTTACTCCACTCACATGGTGGGGAAGTGGCATTTGGGCTTCTATCGGAAAGACTGTTTGCCCACACGTCGTGGCTTTCACACCTACTTCGGTTCGTTGACCGGCAGCGTGGACTATTATACGTATGGCTCATGCGACGGCAAGTCATTGTGCGGCTTTGACCTCCACGAAGGTGAGTCAGTGGCATGGGGGAAAGGGGGGAAGTACTCAACTCACCTCTACACCCAGAGAGTGCGCAAAATCTTAGCAACGCACGATTCGACCAGTCAGCCTCTTTTTATCTTCCTTTCCCTTCAGGCGGTGCATACACCTCTAAAGCCACCCAAAGAATACATCTATCCGTACCGCCGCATGGGCAACGTTCCCCGCAGGAAATACGCGGCCATGGTTTCTATTGTTGACGAGGCGGTCCGGAATATAACTTACGCACTGCGCAAGTATGGCTTCTACCGCAATAGCGTTGTCATCTTCTCCACTGACAATGGAGCCCAGCCATTAACAGGGGGCAGTAACTGGCCCCTACGAGGGTGCAAGGGAACATACTGGGAAGGTGGCATTAGAGGAGTGGGTTTTGTGCACAGTCCCTTAATACGCCAACGAAGAAGGGTCAGCAGAGCCCTTATACACATTACTGACTGGTATCCAACCCTAGTTGGACTTGCTGGGGGCAATGTGTCACAGCATCAGGGGTTAGACGGGTTTGATGTTTGGCCTACCATCAGCGAAGGAAAGGAATCCCCACGACTGGAAATTCTTCACAACATCGACCCTCTTCATCGGCGCAGCCGGGGCTCGTTCAAGGACGGATATGGATTGTGGGACACCACCGTGCAAGCGGCCATTAGAGTGGGCGACTGGAAGCTCTTGACGGGTGACCCTGGCCACGGGGATTGGGTGCCGCCTCAGGTGCTTACAAACTTCCCTAGCAGCTGGTGGCACCTGGAGCGACagattgagaaaaaaaagaaatcagttTGGCTCTTCAATGTTACAGGTGACCCTTGTGAACGGCATGACCTTGCAGTGCACAGGCCTGATGTCGTCAAGGAGCTGCTAGCACGGCTTGCGGTTTACAATCGCACGGCGATACCAGTTCGCTACCCACCAGACGATGCCCGCGCTAACCCCAGTTTGAATGGAGGTGCGTGGAGACCTTGGGTGGGCGACGATGAAGAGGAGGAAAACTGGGATGGAATTTATTACAAGAGAGGGAAGAATCGCAAAAGGAAGAAATGTAGGCTCTGCAAATTACAATCGTTCTTCAAGAAGTTAAATCTAAAGATCATGTCAAAACAAATATAG
- the ndufa2 gene encoding NADH dehydrogenase [ubiquinone] 1 alpha subcomplex subunit 2, producing MKPVLPAAGKQQQKKKNTPFVKVTVMAAAAVVRGIGSNLSKNLREVRLHLCQISAASQGTRDFIEQHYVTLKKANPEFPILIRECSGVQPVLWARYGFGKEHSVSLDNMNTDQVAKALESVVNAKP from the exons ATGAAGCCGGTTTTGCCAGCGGCCGGTAAACAacaacagaagaagaagaacactCCGTTCGTGAAGGTGACAGTCATGGCGGCGGCTGCGGTGGTTCGGGGAATCGGCTCAAATCTCTCAAAAAATCTGCGTGAGGTCCGCCTGCATTTATGCCAGATATCAGCTGCCAGTCAGGGAACCAG GGATTTTATTGAGCAGCATTATGTGACATTGAAGAAGGCAAACCCAGAGTTCCCCATTCTGATCCGAGAGTGCTCTGGAGTTCAGCCCGTGCTGTGGGCACGATATG GTTTTGGCAAAGAACACAGCGTTTCACTGGACAACATGAACACCGACCAAGTGGCTAAAGCACTTGAATCAGTAGTAAATGCAAAGCCCTAA
- the LOC131528976 gene encoding phospholipid scramblase 2 has protein sequence MELSEDPCCPFHMEPLTWIDQLFVYKVPHPDECFNEVCCEIKADNRYKVKDDVGNVLFSILEDLDYCSRHLYPGRSFVMNVINEYNKEVIRMVHPFVCSSSCGRHELEVQSPPGFVIGHVQQNWSVCLPKFTVENKQGEPEVKIVGPFVPLTCCMDQNFELVSLNGAVTDGAFGTIVKPFSCSVLNTGADFVLRFPSNLDAKLKATLLGACILIDFVYYDKPKQPLLNIISCFTNPLSAIM, from the exons ATGGAATTGTCAG AGGACCCATGCTGCCCATTCCATATGGAGCCCTTGACCTGG ATTGATCAATTGTTTGTCTACAAAGTACCTCACCCGGATGAATGTTTTAACGAAG TTTGCTGTGAAATAAAGGCTGACAACAGATATAAGGTGAAGGATGATGTCGGGAACGTTCTTTTTAGTATTCTTGAGGACCTTGATTATTGTAGCAGGCATCTTTATCCAGGTCGCTCCTTCGTAATGAATGTCattaatgaatataataaagAGGTCATCAGAATGGTGCACCCGTTTGTTTGCAGCAGCAGCTGCGGAAGACATGAG CTGGAGGTTCAGTCACCACCAGGCTTTGTCATCGGACATGTTCAACAAAACTGGTCTGTTTGCCTGCCTAAATTCACAGTTGAGAATAAACAAGGTGAACCGGAAGTTAAGATTGTGGGACCGTTTGTACCTCTTACCTGCTGCATGGATCAGAACTTTGAG CTGGTGTCTTTGAATGGGGCAGTGACAGACGGAGCATTTGGCACGATCGTCAAACCTTTCTCATGCAGTGTACTAAATACAGGTGCAGATTTTGTGCTGAGGTTTCCAAGCAACCTGGATGCCAAATTGAAAGCCACACTATTGGGGGCCTGCATACTTATt GACTTTGTGTATTATGATAAGCCAAAACAACCATTACTAAATATAATAAGCTGTTTTACCAATCCTCTATCTGCGATCATGTAG